The Camelina sativa cultivar DH55 chromosome 16, Cs, whole genome shotgun sequence sequence NNNNNNNNNNNNNNNNNNNNNNNNNNNNNNNNNNNNNNNNNNNNNNNNNNNNNNNNNNNNNNNNNNNNNNNNNNNNNNNNNNNNNNNNNNNNNNNNNNNNNNNNNNNNNNNNNNNNNNNNNNNNNNNNNNNNNNNNNNNNNNNNNNNNNNNNNNNNNNNNNNNNNNNNNNNNNNNNNNNNNNNNNNNNNNNNNNNNNNNNNNNNNNNNNNNNNNNNNNNNNNNNNNNNNNNNNNNNNNNNNNNNNNNNNNNNNNNNNNNNNNNNNNNNNNNNNNNNNNNNNNNNNNNNNNNNNNNNNNNNNNNNNNNNNNNNNNNNNNNNNNNNNNNNNNNNNNNNNNNNNNNNNNNNNNNNNNNNNNNNNNNNNNNNNNNNNNNNNNNNNNNNNNNNNNNNNNNNNNNNNNNNNNNNNNNNNNNNNNNNNNNNNNNNNNNNNNNNNNNNNNNNNNNNNNNNNNNNNNNNNNNNNNNNNNNNNNNNNNNNNNNNNNNNNNNNNNNNNNNNNNNNNNNNNNNNNNNNNNNNNNNNNNNNNNNNNNNNNNNNNNNNNNNNNNNNNNNNNNNNNNNNNNNNNNNNNNNNNNNNNNNNNNNNNNNNNNNNNNNNNNNNNNNNNNNNNNNNNNNNNNNNNNNNNNNNNNNNNNNNNNNNNNNNNNNNNNNNNNNNNNNNNNNNNNNNNNNNNNNNNNNNNNNNNNNNNNNNNNNNNNNNNNNNNNNNNNNNNNNNNNNNNNNNNNNNNNNNNNNNNNNNNNNNNNNNNNNNNNNNNNNNNNNNNNNNNNNNNNNNNNNNNNNNNNNNNNNNNNNNNNNNNNNNNNNNNNNNNNNNNNNNNNNNNNNNNNNNNNNNNNNNNNNNNNNNNNNNNNNNNNNNNNNNNNNNTCAATTTCCAATAACTTAGATGAAGAACTCTGGAGCTAAATCCCAAATAAAggtcttcatacgagtcgatctttgagggactgcaaactggttccgaatcatcaatcatctgtGTGCATtcaaatgtgtgtcttccattatattgataattattgacttatttgtCTCCAAAGCACACTTTCTTTGTACATCTATACTCCATCATTTGAGATAACAAACTTAatgcaaaatgcaacctaaacaacctaaatgctcatgaatatgcacaaaacaatgaagaattaagctctaaaattacataaaaacacaagatatcataTCGCATGGACCCAGAAGCATTTCTGAATTTATGCTCTATTTTTAGATTGGAGATGGGTTTAAAAGACACAAGATATGTTTCAGTTGAAGAAATGCTTGCCATATTTTTGTTCATCTTTGGGCAAAATTCAAGATATGTTTCAGTTGAAGATAGATTCTCAATAAGTAGGAGCTTTAACACAATTCTGAAGGTATTAAAAGCACTTGCTCCTAAGTATATGGCTAAACCCGGGCTTGCAGTGCCTACAAAAATAAAGGATAGCACATGGTTTTATCCTTATTTTAAGGTatgagattgtttttttctgcTTATTTTCTAGTATTTCAAAAAACTATGTGGCTAGCTAAACTCTTGTTCCTTTTTTCCTTAGGATTGTGTAGGGGCTATTGATGGAACTCATATCCCCGCAATGATAACAGGACAAGACTCATCTAGCTACCGTAATCGAAAAGGACAATTATCACAAAATGTGTTAGCTGcatgtaattttgatttagaatttacATACGTTCTTAGCGGTTGGGAAGGTTCAGCTCACGACGCAAAGGTACTAAACGATGCTTTAACTAGGAACACCAACAAATTAATTGTTCCAGAAGGTATGTCATTTCATTATGATAAAACTAATATTCtttgttattaattttcaaGTTATATTACTTATATTTGTATAACTTTAAAATTGTaggaaaatattatttagttgaTTGTGGATT is a genomic window containing:
- the LOC104753153 gene encoding uncharacterized protein LOC104753153, which produces MAKPGLAVPTKIKDSTWFYPYFKDCVGAIDGTHIPAMITGQDSSSYRNRKGQLSQNVLAACNFDLEFTYVLSGWEGSAHDAKVLNDALTRNTNKLIVPEEGTNTDERVDDGNNEEEELHSTQEQQRMLANNWRATIAENMWTDAMNMRS